A window of Strigops habroptila isolate Jane chromosome 5, bStrHab1.2.pri, whole genome shotgun sequence contains these coding sequences:
- the TSSK6 gene encoding testis-specific serine/threonine-protein kinase 6: MPKTDAGEKVLHDLGYSLGHTIGEGSFSKVKAATSNKHKGPLAIKVVDRQRAPHTFVYKFLPRELNILRKIRHPNIVHVLELIEVCNGKLYIVMEAAATDLLKLVQQLGKLPCVPRARDIFAQVVGAVRYLHDRNLVHRDLKCENVLLTADGHRAKLSDFGFSKETSSYPDLSTTFCGSAAYSSPEVLMGIPYDAKKHDVWSLGVMLYVMVTGCMPFDNTHVRKIPQQQKKGVLYPEGLPPLPEPCLALITQLLQYNPACRPGVGQVAKNSWLKGDI; the protein is encoded by the coding sequence ATGCCAAAAACCGATGCAGGAGAGAAGGTACTTCATGACCTGGGCTATAGCCTGGGTCACACAATAGGGGAAGGCAGCTTCTCCAAGGTGAAAGCGGCCACCTCCAACAAACACAAGGGCCCCTTAGCCATCAAGGTGGTGGACCGGCAACGAGCACCCCACACCTTTGTGTACAAGTTTCTGCCCCGGGAGCTCAATATCCTGCGCAAGATCCGGCACCCCAACATCGTGCACGTCTTGGAGCTCATCGAGGTCTGCAATGGGAAGCTCTACATAGTGATGGAGGCTGCAGCCACTGACCTGTTGAAGCTGgtgcagcagctggggaagcTGCCCTGCGTCCCCAGGGCCCGGGACATCTTTGCACAGGTTGTGGGTGCTGTGCGCTACCTGCATGATCGCAACTTGGTGCACCGGGACCTGAAATGTGAGAATGTGCTGCTCACTGCTGATGGCCACCGGGCCAAACTCAGTGACTTTGGTTTCAGCAAGGAGACCAGCAGCTATCCAGACCTGAGTACCACGTTCTGTGGGTCAGCAGCCTACAGTTCTCCGGAGGTGCTGATGGGCATCCCCTACGACGCCAAGAAGCACGACGTGTGGAGCCTGGGGGTGATGCTCTACGTGATGGTGACTGGCTGCATGCCCTTTGACAATACCCATGTCCGCAAAATAccccagcagcagaagaaaggagtGCTGTACCCGGAGGGGCTGCCCCCACTGCCAGAGCCCTGCCTAGCCCTCATCACCCAACTGCTCCAGTACAACCCAGCATGCCGGCCCGGTGTGGGGCAGGTGGCCAAGAATAGCTGGTTGAAGGGGGACATCTGA